In the Erythrolamprus reginae isolate rEryReg1 chromosome 13, rEryReg1.hap1, whole genome shotgun sequence genome, one interval contains:
- the LOC139175141 gene encoding acylphosphatase-2-like: MASSELWAFDYEIYGEVQGVFFRKYTEEQGRKLGLVGWVKNTASGTVTGQVQGPKEKVEIMKNWLRSVGSPMSRIDQAVFSNERQITALEFQSFSTKY; encoded by the exons ATGGCTTCTTCCGAGCTCTGGGCATTCGACTATGAGATTTATGGGGAAGTCCAAG GTGTCTTCTTTAGAAAG TACACCGAAGAACAAGGGCGAAAACTAGGACTGGTTGGCTGGGTGAAGAATACGGCCAGTGGGACTGTGACTGGACAGGTGCAGGGCCCCAAGGAGAAAGTGGAAATCAT GAAGAACTGGCTACGCAGCGTTGGAAGCCCCATGTCTCGCATTGATCAGGCTGTGTTCTCAAACGAGAGGCAGATCACCGCCCTGGAGTTCCAATCCTTCTCCACCAAATATTAA